From Malacoplasma iowae:
AAAAATTATAATACAAATCAAATATTCTTATTAACTAACTATCTTGTAATTATTAGCAGATATTTTTATTTTTATTATTAAAATTAACAAATAAAAAATCCCCACTTATTTAAGTAAGGGAAATTAATGTTTATTAATTGTTTTATAAACAATTAATAAAAACTATAATTTGAAGATTGTTGATGAAAAATCACTAGATTTATCAATTTCAAATTTATTATCACAATAAATGTCATCAAAATCATATGTACTATATGAAGATACTGTTGTAATTAATTGACTATTGTGTATATTTTTTTCTTTGTCTGAAAACATTTTTAAAATATAGTTTGTCTGTTCTAAACTTAAATAATTATTTAGATCATCTATAAATAATATTGTTTTTTTATCTAGTGCTTTAAATATTGCTGTTAACAAATAAAATAGCCTTCTAACATTATCTGATTCATTTACAGAATTAATAAAGTGAAAAATTCCATTTTCATCTTTTATTGACAACAATAAGTTAAATTCATTTAAACTTTCATCAGTAACTTTAAAGTCTTTAATGTTTATATTTAAATCCTTAAAAACATTTAAATATCTTGTTCTATTTATTTCTATAAAATCTTTTGAGATAGAATATTTTTTAAATGATTTATTGTGCAAGTAATTATCTTTAAAAAAAGTTATGTTTTTAAAAAAATCACTAATACTTATAGTAAGCATGTTTTTAGAAAAATTACATATTTTCAAAAGAATAGAATTTTTTAAATTTAAGTAATTAGTGTTAGGTTGTTTATCTAATTCAAGTTCTTCTAAATTTAAATTAATATCAAAAATACAAGTATTACTTGAATCACTATTTGGTAAATTAAGCGAAAATTCTAAGTTATTTTTTGAATATATTTCAATTCATTCCATATCATCAAAACCATCTGAACAAGAATAACTTATTTTTTCAAGTTGAGGAAAATACCCATTAAAAATTAATTCATATTTAAAAGATGTTTGATTTACATTAAAATATAAAATCACTTCTGTATCATTATAATCCTCGTCATTTTCTTCACTGAATAAAACAAATGGATTATAAAAGTTTCTCATTGATTTTAACGTAGTATCTAATTTAAACTCTGTTTCATATTTTATAAAGTTATTTATATAATCGATTGTAGTATTAATTAATTTAATAACACTTGATTTTCCAACAGATTTAGAACCAATGAAAACGTTAGAACAAGATGGCAAAACATCAATTTCATCAATTACATTTCTATTTAATAAATCAATTTCTTGTCAATCTTTAAAACATGCAAAATTTCTAAACTTAATTTTAAATAGCATAATCACTCCTAAACAATATATTAATTTTAATATAAATCTTTTTCTTTATTTAATATTTAAAAATATAAAAAATTCCAAGACTAAAAAGCCATTGGAATATTTATTAGTTTTTATATGAATTAATAATTGGAAATGAAACTGGAAATTTAATAAATAAGAACGTAATAACTGAACTTGCAGTAATATCAATACTAAACGCACTAGTTGTAAACGAATTAACTCAATTATTATTTTCATCAAGAATTTTAAAAGGTAAAAATGATGTTGATGTGAAGTTATTTATATTAACATTAATATATAAATCTAAGACTTCATCACTATATCATAAAGCACCTTGTCTAACATTTAATGGAAGTCAAAAATGAAGTGCATTAATATCTTGATTATTAGAATCTTTTTCTGGTTTGATTGTTGTCATCTGACTATAAGTAAATAAAAGATTTTGTTTTACTAAATTTAAATTTGAATAATCTTTAATTAATATTTTATTTAATTTATTTTGGTTTGTAACTTCTGTTTTGTAACGAGTTATTTTACTTGTTAAGTCATTATATGATCCAGCATCTGTATTTTTAAAACTATTAACTGCTTTATCAAAATTATCTTTTGAAATCTTTTTTTCTGAAAAACTAAAAGTATAGTCTTTCATATATAATCTATCGCTGTAATCAAAATCTTTTAAAATGTTTTGGTTTTCACTTATATAAAGCATTCCTGTAAAGTTATAAACTTTAGCTAGCATTTGTACATATTTTGAAGCTACATTTGATCAAATACTTGCACCACTTGAATTTAGTGTTTTATTATTAAAACTATCAGAAATACTTTTGAATAAACCTGGTGCATCTAAATATATATCTGCTACATAAGGAATTTGATATCCAAAAACTCATTTATCATCATCTATTTTAGTTGGATTTAATCATAAATTTTGATTTGTAACATTATAATCAAAAACTAGTTTGTCATTCTTTTTAATAGTTACTTTATCAGGAAGTTGTTTTATAATGTCTGATTTTTTAAATTTATATCATTCTTTACCTGAATTAGTATTTAATATTATATATTTATTGAAATTTGATTTATTATTTGCAACCATGTTTTCAATTTCTTGTGTATTGATTCCCATTTTTTGTAAATCAATTGTATCTGGAACAATATCTTTTAGTGGATTTAAATCTATATTTAAATCTTTATTAAAAGTATATGTGTATTTATAACTGTAAGTTAGAGTTTTAGTTTCTTTTTTGTATTCAATTTTTGTCTGTTCACCTTTTCTTGTTGTATCTTTTAAAAATAGATCTGCAATTGGTTTAATTGTATAAACAAATATTTTTTTGGCATTGTCATAACTAAGATTTGTATTTTCTGTTATTAATACTTTTAATATCCCAGACAAAGTTTGGTCATTTATAAGCGTTGATAAAATAGTTGTAATGCTTTCTTTATTTTCAATTATGATTTGCAATACAGTTTTACTATTGTTTTGATCTGCAAAAACTTTTTGAATCAATTCAATAATTCCTTTATATTTTTCACCAACAACTTTTGAAATCATATTAATTACTGTTTGATCTTTTAAAATTGTTTTTAATAATTTATCAATTGAATCTCCATTAAAAAGTGAATCTATTATAGTGTTTAAATATTCTATATTTTTAATACCTAAAGTTTTAATTAAATCTTGAAATTGTTTTTTTAAATCTGATTTTTCTTCTTCACTCATTGAAGGTTTTATTTTATCAACAAAAGCACTTATTAAATTATCAACAAAAAAATCGTTTCCAATAAATTGTGTAATTACACTTACAACAAGTTGTTTATTGTTTCCAATAATATCAAGGATTGGTTCTTTTGTATTTAAAAGCTTTTTAATGGCATCAATTAATACTTTATTATCTGGTAATACTTTTGCCTCAATTAATAAATCTACAATACTATTAGACGATGATTCTACAAATTGAGCTACAGTTTCATTTTTTGATATTTAATCAACTATATTACTAATTAGTGTAACAATTTTTTGTATATGATTTTGAACATTATTAATTTGTTCTGAAATTTCTTTACCAAGAGTATCATTTGTAAGTTTATTGTAATTATCAATAACTTGAGAATCTTTTATTGCTGAATTGTAATCCAATGTAGATGTTACATTTTCATACTCTGTTAAAAAAATATTTGAATATGTTCCAAATGTGAAACTAAAATTATTTAAAACAATTTTGTCATCTTTTTGTTTATCTTCTTCTTTTACATTTACATCATTATTTTTAGAAATTAAAAAATCAACTGATGGAAATTGTAAACCTAAAAAGAATCTATTGTTGTATTTATTAATAGTTAAATTAGGTTTTAAGTCTTTTATATTTATATTTAAAAAAATATATTCATTTTCATTTAATTCATATGAATGATTATTAATAACTAGGTTTTCTGGTTTATGATTTTCATTAATGATTTTTAGTGAAACACTAACAGATACTTTTTCATTTTCATTAATGGTAATAGATGGCGTTTTATTAAAATAAAAACTAAAATAAGATTTGTTTGTTAAATACAATCAATATAAATAACTATATATATCCAAAGTTAAATTATCTTTATTTATTTTTTTTAATTCTTCATCAGTTTTTATATCATTAGTTAAAACTTCATTAATGCTTTTATACACATCTCCTGCATTGTCTTTACTAACATTTATAGATGTTATATTTTTTTTAGATTTTGATGCTTTTTCAATTTCTGGTTCTATCTTACCTTTTATAAAAGGTCTACTTATCAAATTTCCATTATCTTGTCCTAAATTTGGATTATCATTAATGTTATTAGTTTTAGCACCCTTAGCACAAGAAGCTAATGGAACAGCAATTATAGAGGTTGCTGATATTAATGGCAAAAATTTAAAAAATACATTTTTAATCATAACTTTTAACTACCCAACTTTTTATTTTTTAAGTTTATCACTTTTTAGTTTTTTTACACATTTTTCATTGTTAAAAAAATTTCTAATTCTATATCACAATAAAATAAAAAACCAAACCAGGTTTTGGTTTGATTGCTCGATTGACATGTGAAGTGCAACACTCAAAAAAGAGTGTGCACTTCATTTGTTTTGTTTGTAAGTGTTCACTAATAAAAAGATAATGAATATTAGGAGTGCTTATGAAAACTTATAAACATTTAACAAAAGAAGAAAGATGCTTAATTTATTTTCTTTGAAATAAAGAAAAATATTCTATGAATAAGATTGCAAAAATCTTAAATAAAAACAAATCAACAATATCAAGAGAATTAAAAAGAAACACATCTTCAACAGGGATTTATTATTCATCAACTGCTCACAAAAAATACATTAGAAGAAAATCAAATTGTCATATGTTTTTTATGTTGAAGTACAAAAACTTCACAGATCTTTTTATTCAAAAATTTAATCCTAAATCTCATGGTGTAGAAGCTACAATTTTTTGAATAAAAGAAAACTATCCGTTAGTTAAAGTTCCAAGTGCTAGGCAAGTATTTAGATGAATCAATAGCAAGATTTGAAAGATACAAAGAAGAGATTGTTTAAGAAGAAAATATGTTAAAGGAAAAAGAAGAAAAATAGGTATATTTTCTAAAATTGATGGAAAATACTGCATTCCTTATAGTCTAAGACCAGAAAAGATAAACAATAGAAAAGAATTTGGACATTGAGAAGCTGATCTAATAGTTAGTAAAAGGCAAAGTGGTTATTACCACTTATTGACATTAGTGGAAAGAAAAACAAGGTTGGCAATTATTAGAAAAATAAAAGGGAAGAACGCTAGATCAATGATGGCTAAAATGTATACCATTATTCGAGATGAAAAACTCCCAATAAAAAGCATCACTGTTGATAATGGGTTAGAGTTTCAAATGATGGGAATAACTGCAAAACAATTCAACTTTAAAGTTTATTATTGCCAACCTTATTCTTCATTCCAAAGAGGGTCCAACGAGAACATAAATGGGATAGTTAGAAGATGATATAAAAAAGGAACTGACTTCAGTTTAGTAAGTGAAGATAAAATAAAAACTCTTGAATGAAAAGTAAACAACATCCCAAGAAAAATGTTTGGTTATAAAACAGCTTACCAAATGTATCAAGAAAATATTTAAAACAAAAAAACTCTCAACTTATATTTCAAAGTCGAGAGTTTAATGTAACATTGAAGTGTTGCACTTCACATGTCAGTTAGGGAAAAAACCAAACCAGGTTTTGGTTTGATTTTTATAATAATGTGTTAAATAATGGAAACTTAACTTTTCCATAATGGAAATATCTTATCTTTCCAAGAAGTTTATATGGAAGATAAACATCAGCTACTCCATCAACTGATAAACTTGTTCTAGATAAAGTGAAATGGTTTGATCAAGTAGAACCGTTTTTAATATTAAAAGGAAGATAAACATTATTTGAGAAATTTGAAATATTCAAATATATAACTAAATCCAATGTAGTTGGAATATTAGAACCCAAACTTTTAGCTCTAAAAGGAACTCTAAGTTTTATTCCTTTTTGGATTGAACCACCATTTATTGTATCAGTACCAATGTTTGATGAATTTAAAGCATTATAAGAAAATATTAAATCATTATTTTTTAATTTTAGTGTTTCATATCCTTGTATTAATGTTTTGTTTATTTCTAGATCATTATTATTTTTTTCAAAGAAACTATCAATATTTAATTCTTCATTTTTATAATTTGATTCCAAATTAAAATAAGATGAAATAGTGTTAAATGTATTGATATCAAAATTAGTGTTGTATGTTAGATTATAATCACTCATATATAAAGTATCATTATAATCAAAATTAGTTAATGGCTTATTTTCACTTGTTGACTTAATCATTCCAGATGCTGAATAAACTTTAGATAAAATTGTTATTATTGATGAAGCAATTTCATTTCAAACATTAAAGTTATGTTCACCTAAAATTTTATTTTCTAATTCAGTTTTAATTTTTTTATACATCGATGGAGCATTCAAATTAATTTTGATTATAAATGGAAGCTGAATTACAAAAAATCAATCACCATTTGTATTTTTTGTTGGATTTAATCAAACCTTTTGATTTGTATTACTATAAGAGAAAGAAATTTTGTCATTAACACCTAATGTTAAACTATCTGGTATTTGGCCCAAAATATCATTAATATCACTATGTGATTGATCGTTTTTAAAAATATATCATTCATTACCAACATCATTATTTGTTAATAAACCAACTTTACCAATCAAAGGAATATCAACTGCAGTATTTGCAACTTGATTATCAATCGCTTCTGTATCAATGCCTAAACTTTTCAAATTAATTTCTTTAGGAAATAATTTTTTTATTGTACTTAAATCAATAGTTACTTCTTTATTAAAAACATATTCATAATCATATTGATAAGTCACCTTTTGGTTTTCTTTATCGTAACTGAATTCTTTAAAATTTTTTTGAATAGTAGTATTAGTTAAAATTCCTGTAGTTAAAGTTTTAAATGTTTGATTAAATAATACTAATAAATTTTCTTCTGTAAATTCTTTATTAGATGAAATAATAATTTTTAATAATGCATCAATTGTAGGATTGTTACCAATAATTCCACTTAACAAACTAATTATTTTATCAATATTTTCAACTACTATTTTTAATAATGGTTTGTTAATATCATCAGTTGAAACAATACTTACAATTAAATCTATAATTCCATGAAATTGAACACCAACTGCATTTTTTATTAATGTCACAAATTCATTATCTTTTAAAACTGTTTTAAGAATATCAAATAGAGTTCCATTATCTAATAAAGAATCAATAATTTTATTAATAAAATTTAAATTAGCAACTCCAAAGCTTTTTAATAATGATTTAATTTCTTCTTTTAGTTTTTCTTTTTCCTCTTGTGACATGTTTGGATCAAATTTCAATAATAAAGAACTAATTAAATTAACTACAAAAGGATCTTTACTAATTAAACTTGTTATTAAATTAGTAAGTATTTTATTATTTTTAGAAATAACAGTTATTACCGGTTCATTATTTGTAATTAACTGTTGAATTAAATTGTATGTTTCTTCACCTTGTGGCAAGACATTATAGTATTGTAGTATTTTTGTAACACTTGGCATTATTTTATTGATCAACATACCACCATTTTCATTAGCGCCAATAGATGTAAACAAAATGTCTGCTATTTTAACAAATTCCATATAAAGTTCTTGATTTGACAAAAAACCGCTTTCAATGCTATTTTGTAAATCTTGATATGTTAAATCATTAAAATAAGATTTAACTTGTTCATGTTCTAAAGCATTATTATAATCTAGTGCATCTGTTAAGTATGTATATTCAATTAAAAATAAGTTAGAAAATGTATTTTTTGTAAAAGAAAAATTATTATATGAAAATTCTATTTTTCCATTATTTAAATTTTCTTTAGTTAAATTTTGATTATATGATTCACTTTTAGTTAAAGTAAAATCAACATTATCAAAAGATACACCTAAAAAATATCTATTATTGTTTGTGTTAATAACAAAATTTGGTTGTTTATTATTGACGTTGATATCTAAAATTAAATAATCATATGCATTCAGTTCAATAGAATTGTTTTCAAAATTAAATACTTGTTTATCATATCTATTATTTTCAATTTTTAAACTAATAGATAAATTAAAAGTTATATTATTTTGTTCATCTTTATTCATTTCAATAATTGTATCTTTATTGTAATAAAAAGAGAAAATTCCACGATTTAAAACATAAGTTTTATATAAAAAAGAATACACATCTTTTAAAAGCATTTCTTTTGATAATTTTGAATAAAATTCTTCTTTATCAAAAGAATTTATTAAAAATTCATTAATACTTCTATAAACTTCTTGATCTGATTCTTTATTAACACTAATAACCTTTAATTCATCACTTGCATTAATAGAATTTTTTATTTCAGGTTCTACATAACTTTTTTTAATAATATTAGAAGAGCCATCACCAATGTTTCAATCACCATCATCACCAAG
This genomic window contains:
- a CDS encoding IS30 family transposase, with the translated sequence MKTYKHLTKEERCLIYFLWNKEKYSMNKIAKILNKNKSTISRELKRNTSSTGIYYSSTAHKKYIRRKSNCHMFFMLKYKNFTDLFIQKFNPKSHGVEATIFWIKENYPLVKVPSARQVFRWINSKIWKIQRRDCLRRKYVKGKRRKIGIFSKIDGKYCIPYSLRPEKINNRKEFGHWEADLIVSKRQSGYYHLLTLVERKTRLAIIRKIKGKNARSMMAKMYTIIRDEKLPIKSITVDNGLEFQMMGITAKQFNFKVYYCQPYSSFQRGSNENINGIVRRWYKKGTDFSLVSEDKIKTLEWKVNNIPRKMFGYKTAYQMYQENI
- a CDS encoding P116 family lipid acquisition surface protein; translated protein: MNKRNKFLKFFSAFFAVSLVSVPLASCFSDNSNSGPSLGDDGDWNIGDGSSNIIKKSYVEPEIKNSINASDELKVISVNKESDQEVYRSINEFLINSFDKEEFYSKLSKEMLLKDVYSFLYKTYVLNRGIFSFYYNKDTIIEMNKDEQNNITFNLSISLKIENNRYDKQVFNFENNSIELNAYDYLILDINVNNKQPNFVINTNNNRYFLGVSFDNVDFTLTKSESYNQNLTKENLNNGKIEFSYNNFSFTKNTFSNLFLIEYTYLTDALDYNNALEHEQVKSYFNDLTYQDLQNSIESGFLSNQELYMEFVKIADILFTSIGANENGGMLINKIMPSVTKILQYYNVLPQGEETYNLIQQLITNNEPVITVISKNNKILTNLITSLISKDPFVVNLISSLLLKFDPNMSQEEKEKLKEEIKSLLKSFGVANLNFINKIIDSLLDNGTLFDILKTVLKDNEFVTLIKNAVGVQFHGIIDLIVSIVSTDDINKPLLKIVVENIDKIISLLSGIIGNNPTIDALLKIIISSNKEFTEENLLVLFNQTFKTLTTGILTNTTIQKNFKEFSYDKENQKVTYQYDYEYVFNKEVTIDLSTIKKLFPKEINLKSLGIDTEAIDNQVANTAVDIPLIGKVGLLTNNDVGNEWYIFKNDQSHSDINDILGQIPDSLTLGVNDKISFSYSNTNQKVWLNPTKNTNGDWFFVIQLPFIIKINLNAPSMYKKIKTELENKILGEHNFNVWNEIASSIITILSKVYSASGMIKSTSENKPLTNFDYNDTLYMSDYNLTYNTNFDINTFNTISSYFNLESNYKNEELNIDSFFEKNNNDLEINKTLIQGYETLKLKNNDLIFSYNALNSSNIGTDTINGGSIQKGIKLRVPFRAKSLGSNIPTTLDLVIYLNISNFSNNVYLPFNIKNGSTWSNHFTLSRTSLSVDGVADVYLPYKLLGKIRYFHYGKVKFPLFNTLL
- a CDS encoding AAA family ATPase, which encodes MLFKIKFRNFACFKDWQEIDLLNRNVIDEIDVLPSCSNVFIGSKSVGKSSVIKLINTTIDYINNFIKYETEFKLDTTLKSMRNFYNPFVLFSEENDEDYNDTEVILYFNVNQTSFKYELIFNGYFPQLEKISYSCSDGFDDMEWIEIYSKNNLEFSLNLPNSDSSNTCIFDINLNLEELELDKQPNTNYLNLKNSILLKICNFSKNMLTISISDFFKNITFFKDNYLHNKSFKKYSISKDFIEINRTRYLNVFKDLNINIKDFKVTDESLNEFNLLLSIKDENGIFHFINSVNESDNVRRLFYLLTAIFKALDKKTILFIDDLNNYLSLEQTNYILKMFSDKEKNIHNSQLITTVSSYSTYDFDDIYCDNKFEIDKSSDFSSTIFKL